The DNA segment GGGCGGTGGCACGCCGCCTCACAGCCACCCTTCGCCGGAAATCTTCCGCATCCTCGACGGCACGATCCGGATCTGGAGCGTGGTCGATGGCCGGCCGACGGAGATGGATGCCGGTGCCGGCGACGTCGTGACCATCGCCGCCCATGCTCCCCATGGCTATCGCAATGTCAGCGGCGCGCCGGTGTCGCTGATGGCGGTGGTCGATGAGCAGACGATGGGGTTCTTTCGCGCCGCCGCGACGGATGAGGCGCCCGAGGGACCGCCCACGGCGGATGTCATCGGCCAGATCATGAAGCTGAGCGCCGACCACGGCATCACCATCCTGACCGCCCCTTGAGCCCCCCTGCGGG comes from the Ancylobacter pratisalsi genome and includes:
- a CDS encoding cupin domain-containing protein; its protein translation is MNANASATVHPAAAASRFWVLGDQLSIRGNLEGTTLNVVDVVVPPGGGTPPHSHPSPEIFRILDGTIRIWSVVDGRPTEMDAGAGDVVTIAAHAPHGYRNVSGAPVSLMAVVDEQTMGFFRAAATDEAPEGPPTADVIGQIMKLSADHGITILTAP